A window of Natator depressus isolate rNatDep1 chromosome 3, rNatDep2.hap1, whole genome shotgun sequence genomic DNA:
AGGGTTTTGCCataagattttgttttttctttgcatCCCAGTTAAGGCACAAGCCAATATGCAAGAAAGTCTTCACCAAAAAGCGGAAGCCTTTCAATTCTTTGAAACAGAGACTGCAGGGAACTGAAATTCCCTCAGTGAAGAAACAGCCACCACCAAAGGTATTGTTTACAGTGTAGCAGGCATGTTGACTTCATTCTAATATCGTTGGTCAACGAATGTTGTCTTTCACTCCAGCGATGAGTGGGTATCCTGAATGAGCCTAGGGTTCTTCGCTGTGCGTGGCATTCTCTCTTGGGAAATGTCTCCTCGACTGTGGGTCTGGCTCTGTTCTTGCCTTCCCTGTCCCCAGCCCTAGCCTTTGTGCTTTATCAAGTGCTAATAAGTGGCTTGTTGCCTCCAGTAACTTAAGGCGTCTTCTCAGTGCAAGAGCCATGCTGGTGCACAGTGAAACCAGTAGGAACACATGGAGGCCTCAGTTCTTATAGGAGTTTTCCTTAAAAATGAAACATGAataacatatttcagagtagcagccgtgttagtctgtattcgcaaaaagaaaaggaggacttgtggcaccttagagactaaccaatttatttgagcataagctttcatgagctacagctcacttcgtccgatgaagtgagctgtagctcacgaaagcttatgctcaaataaattggttagtctctaaggtgccacaagtcctccttttctttatatgaatAACATACAAGCTCCTTACAGCTTCCTCTCTAGTTAGGTCAGCGAGAGGAAGTGATGGCAGGACACTGATCTGGTGCAGAAATGCTCAAGGTTCAGCTCGAGCCATCTGTGGCCTGTAAAGTCCCAAGGACAAAGCTGCAGAGTTTCATTGCTATTAAATTCAAACAGTAAGCAATTTTTATTCCTTTATTCAAGGAAGATCATTATCTGTATTGCTGTGGTAGCTGTATTGTGTGTTTGCTGCTGCTGATCTAGGAACAGCAGCAGGCTATGGAGAAATCAGTTTCAGACTTTGATTGGGGGAAAGAGGCAAAAAATATAAGAGGAGATCAaaagtgggggggagagagagaagggattgTCATGCTAACTTTCATATTTCATCCAGTATAAACTATAGTCCTCTGTGACCTAAATGTCTTGATATGAGAGGCTATTCTTTATTGGTCCCTTGGAGCACTGGTTAATTTGTGAGGGTTGGGTGGGGAAATAGTAAGACTCAGGAAAGTGGATTTGACCtaagatttgtttttaatatttctttttccttttgaaatctaTTTAGAAAAGAACCCTCAGTCAAAGTCTTTATATAGCTTCACAGATGGATATATAGAGTTTGTTGCCATACGTTTCCTTTACAGAAACAACCAGAAAAGAAATCTAACTGGAGACAGCTGCATGAGGACTTTATTAATGCTATTCAATCAGCCAAGCAAGTCACGAAAGCCATGAAAGAGGGCcgaccccttcctcctcctcctccacctccaagCATCAATCCAGGTTTGTGATTTAGTTTCACTTACTGCTGCTCTTGTGCTTGCTTCTCCTTGGTAAAAGAATAAGTTCCTGTTATTCACAGATGGGCTTCAGCTTTACTCCATTCTCTGCAATCCAAGGTGAACATTAACTCCCTCATTcctgattgtttttaaaatgtagtggTGGAGTAGAGCATGAATTAGGGGCAGCCCTGGGAGCAGCTAAAGAGGGTTTCTGCGTTCAGTGACTAGTAGCATCAGGGAGAAGTGGAGCAACATAGATGAATTGCAGAGGAAGCAAAATAATTGGACCTTTCAACCTTAATGGTAGCAACTCATCAGTCtagtatagggtgaccagatgtcacaattttatagggacaatcctgatttttgggtctttttcttatataggctcctattacccccccaccccatcccgatttttcacatttgctgtctggtcaccctagtctagtagcagagctctggggtgggagttGGGATGGTTGGTTTCTAGTCCTGACTCTGCCATTGACTAACAAAGGGTGAATTTCAGCGCTTACTACTTGGAATAAACTGTAAGTCAGGCATAGGCCccatgctggccctctgcattgggatgaatttcaccttttGGATTTTCAGAGGTCAGTGAGAGaggtgtgggtgctcagcacctttgaaagttGAGCCTCTTgattctcatagactttaaggccagaaaggaccatcatgatcatctagtctgacctcctgcacatcacaggccacagaacttcacccactcctgcaacagTCCCATAACCCCTGGCTGAGtcattgaagtcctcaaatcattaaagacttcaagttacagagaatctaccatttactctagttcaaaccagtaaGTGATccatgacccatgctgcagaggaaggcaaaaacccacCATGATCTTTTCCAAtctgtcctggggtgggggggattccttcctgaccccaaatgtggtgatcagttagaccctgagcatgtgggtgagacccaccagccagacctGTAAAAGAATTATTTTAGTAGCTTtgagccctccccatctattGTCCTATATCTGGTTGTTGGAGATATCTGCTAATACCAGATGCAGATGGGCCATATGTCAttttaggcaatctcatcatgccatcccctccataaacttatcagcTCAATCATGAAACAAGTTAGGTAATTTTCCCCTACtattccccttggaaggctgtttcagaacttcactcctctgattgttagaaactttcatctaatttaaagcctaaacttgttgatggccagtttatatccatttgttcttgtgccaacattgggccttaacttaaataactcctctccctccctggtgtttacccctcTGATGTActtatagagagcaattatattTCCCCTAAACCTTCATTTTGTTAGCTAAACAAGTCAACTCCTTTAGTCTCCTCTTGTAAAGTAGGTTCTCctttcctctgatcatcctaatagccttTCTctacacctgttccagtttgaattcatcttttgtaaacatgagagaccagaattgcacacactattccacatgaggtcttaccagtgccttgtacaatggtaacacttccctgtctctaccggaaatacctcgcctaatgcatcctaggattgcattagttttttttcatggccacatcacattggcagctcttAGTCATCTGTGATGGACCAAACACTcaggtctttctcttcctctgtcacttccaactggtaAATCCCCAGCTTGTAGCAAAAACTCTTGTTGTTAGTTCCTAACTACATGACCttacactttgcactattaaatttcatcccatttttattactccagttttcaaggtcatccagatcttcttgtaacattccagtcctcctctgtattggcaatatctcccaacaTGTGTCATCCATAAATTTAATTAGCACGTTCCCACATTTTGTATCAAGGTCATTAATGGTCAAAAGACTggtccttgaggaactccattagtaacTTCCCTCcatcctgacagttcacctttcagtatgacttaCTGTCGTCTCCCCTTTAActagttccttacccacctttcaattcttaTGTTAGTTCCCATCTTCTCCAACtgaataatttcccatgtggaactatataaaatgctttactgaaatccagatagattagatctactgcatttcctttgtctagaaaattgaagatattttcaaagaaagagatctggTTGGTCTACATCTTGTAAAACTATGTCTTTTATTACGctgtctttcaaaatttgttctaagacctggCATACAACTGAGATCAAACTAATAGTCCTTTTAACTTCCCAAAtcattttttcccatttcttaAATATATGTTCTATATTTGCAGTTCTCCAGTCTTAGGTTATGACCCCTGAGTTTATGGattattaaaaatcctttctaTTGGGCTTTCAATTTCATGTGCCTGTTCATTTAATGTTCTTgtatggagattatctgggcccccaaTTTGGTCTCATTAAGCTGTTTCAGTTTTGCTTTCACCTTGGATGTGATTTCTACTTCTGTATCCTTGTTCCCATTAGTCACCTCGTCATTGTCCCCAAGCTCCTCATTACTGTTGTTTAATACTGAggtaaagtatttgtttaggtgttgggccctACCTAgaattatctttaatctccaccccatcctcggTGCTTAGCAGTCcgacttcttctttccttgttttctttagcCATATAACTAAAAAGAagcttttactattggttttaatttcctttgtaagGTTTTTCATATTTCTGACTTTATCCTCAcattttctgacctccaagaggtagctttccttgctgtttccctccctttttccactccttgtaggctctCTGCTTTCTTTTAATAGCCAGTTTGAGATGCTTGTTGAGCCAGTTTGGTCTTGTAACCTTTCTGTATGAGATTtcccccttgccccgccccccccgccccccacttggaatgcaggcttcagattatttctgcaactttgacttaaaatgATTCCAAGGCTCGTCTACATTCAGATCCCGGAGTTCTTCAGTCCAGGcaacttccctaactaattcccttcatTCTGTAAAGttttcctttttgaaatcaaTGACCCTAGTTGCAGACCTACTTCTGTTTagccttccatttagtttaaactgacttAACTCATGtacctctgtaccagatgactggaggatagcaaatgtaatgctgatttttacaaaaggctccagaggcaatcctggcactTACAGGCTGgcaaacctaacttcagtaccaagcaaattggttgaaactattgtgTATATAGTACAGTAATCCTTTTGGTTAATCacatgtctgtttgttttttctagagttttattccattttatttttttaaaagccaagcATAATGTAGTCCTCCACATTTATACGAAGTAATGCAACTCTCTGATCCATGCCACATATCTTCAATGTGGCACTCTCTTGCCCACTCTGCATTCATTCCACATGTGGAACTCCAGTTGTGCTCAGTGAATGCAGAATAGAGATTTGTAGTGCAACATCAGAGGGGAGagaaactctcattgatttcagtgggctttggaccaaGCCCTGTATGTCAACAACAAGAATCTCAACACTTTGCAATTGATCATGGCACCCAGCCTTCATCTCTACAACAAACAGATCAAATGAACATAGTTGCCACGGTGTGCGGAATTTTTCCAAGGGCAGTTCTTAGCATTGATGGGGAAATTGAGTTACagtgaggggaagtgacttgaccaaggtcacccaacaggacaggcaaagctgggaattgaacccaggtctcctgagtcctagtctcCCAGAGAGTAGTCAGTTCTCTCTCAATATCTTATGAGATGTTGATTCAATCATACCCATTCCTTTGTTGTAATCAGACTATATTCAGTGTCCTTACTGCTTGAGAAGGTTTAACGAAGCTGCAGCAGAGCGGCACATCAGTTTTTGCAAAGAACAAGCTACACGACGCGTCTTTGCACCAGGCCAGAAAGCAGGCAAACAGGCCCTGGTAAGTAACACACTCGCCTTGTGTTTTCTTGCAGACAGGCTCACCAGACAGAATGGGTTGTGATGTAGGGAGGGAAGCTCCACATTCATATGTAGCTTTAAACCACAGAGAAGCTAATgatatttttggttttttaattaaatgcaaTGTGAGTTGCTTCAAAACAGAGCTCCTTTCTCTGCAGGAAGTTATAGAAAAGTATGGTAGCAAACGCTGAGGAGAAAATAGCTTCTTCAGACTCTTCTCTAATCCGATTCCAGGAAAGCAACTGTAGAGTAATGAAAACGAATACAGCTTCCATGCTGGATACAGAGTACTACTGTACTATGCTAAGGGATATATCAAAGGCCGAATTCCTTTGGTAGCCTTTGAAGTGGGGTTAATCCTCTGTGTCTTGAGCTGTGCTGCTGTGTTTATTAAATGTTTATACAACTTCTACTGAAAGATTTTGttaaaagattttattaaaacataaattgttcattaattaaaaaaggaataaataaGTGACAGACGGAGTTAGTAACTAGTAATCAGCAAAGTAAAAATC
This region includes:
- the ZC2HC1B gene encoding zinc finger C2HC domain-containing protein 1B yields the protein MNQMHGTAAGSQELLACETCGRHFAQDVLLRHKPICKKVFTKKRKPFNSLKQRLQGTEIPSVKKQPPPKKQPEKKSNWRQLHEDFINAIQSAKQVTKAMKEGRPLPPPPPPPSINPDYIQCPYCLRRFNEAAAERHISFCKEQATRRVFAPGQKAGKQALGKQQMTQRREPTLTSAVESLLQNRVQEAAIAGPAVQSSAGMPERTKKTSGVPSGKNTSGDSQLPAQSGR